A genomic region of Candidatus Marimicrobium litorale contains the following coding sequences:
- a CDS encoding DsbA family protein gives MLEPENNPNPPGIVDPSPFRRLLMARYLSRIASTKQIQKNKAKFENKRLAQKRPHVVEYFHQLDDPYSHLTAQVVARFAERYDVEIIPHLIRARGGRNQPEKEKLASWARRDAACIAPHYGLRFPEVAGVVPKPEVQHSATLALAGLDSDGFLSEIERISTDLWFDEEAAHSESSNADAIEALDKGSARLAELGHYSGATFYYGGEWYWGVDRLFHLEQRLRELGACEVPQEPYIVSRPDIDVTGVDASGLELHFYPSLNSPYTSIIYDRTIALVDACNIKFHHKPVLPMIMRGVPATRAKAKYIFFDTKREADFFGVPFGNHVSPIGTPTRLAYSLLPWAALQGKDRQLLSTLLRHAWAQGRGLHRTSNMKRAVQEAGLDWNEAQKRLGSDEWKEIVERNQDEMVEEMGLWGVPSYRLTGPDGEPDLEVWGQDRLWLVAAEIRRRAELSTN, from the coding sequence ATGCTTGAGCCAGAAAATAACCCCAATCCGCCGGGCATAGTTGACCCTTCCCCGTTCAGGCGGTTGCTGATGGCGAGGTATCTGAGTCGAATCGCGAGCACAAAACAGATTCAGAAAAACAAGGCGAAGTTCGAGAACAAGCGACTGGCCCAGAAGCGGCCACATGTGGTTGAGTATTTTCACCAGCTTGATGACCCTTACTCCCATTTGACGGCGCAGGTCGTTGCTCGTTTTGCAGAACGTTACGATGTAGAAATCATTCCACACCTGATTCGCGCCAGGGGTGGCAGGAACCAGCCGGAAAAGGAAAAGCTTGCATCCTGGGCGCGCCGGGATGCTGCTTGCATCGCGCCCCATTATGGCTTGCGGTTCCCCGAGGTTGCTGGTGTGGTTCCCAAGCCGGAGGTCCAGCATTCGGCCACACTAGCACTGGCGGGTTTGGACAGCGATGGTTTTCTCTCGGAGATCGAGAGAATCAGTACCGACCTGTGGTTCGATGAAGAAGCGGCGCACAGCGAGTCATCGAATGCTGACGCCATTGAGGCACTGGACAAGGGCTCGGCCCGGTTGGCGGAGTTGGGACACTATTCGGGAGCTACATTCTATTATGGCGGTGAGTGGTACTGGGGCGTCGACAGGCTGTTCCACCTGGAGCAACGCCTGCGGGAACTCGGCGCCTGCGAGGTGCCTCAAGAGCCCTATATTGTGTCGCGCCCGGACATCGACGTCACAGGTGTCGATGCCAGTGGCCTCGAACTGCATTTCTACCCCTCTCTCAACAGCCCCTACACCTCGATCATCTACGACAGGACGATTGCGCTTGTCGATGCCTGTAACATCAAATTCCATCACAAGCCGGTCCTGCCGATGATCATGCGCGGTGTTCCTGCTACCCGGGCAAAGGCGAAATATATCTTTTTCGATACCAAGCGCGAGGCAGATTTTTTCGGTGTCCCATTTGGAAATCATGTCTCCCCCATAGGTACACCTACCAGACTTGCCTACTCGCTCCTGCCGTGGGCCGCTTTACAGGGCAAGGATCGCCAACTCCTGAGCACGCTTTTGCGGCACGCGTGGGCCCAGGGCAGGGGGCTACACCGAACTTCAAATATGAAACGGGCTGTGCAAGAGGCCGGCCTGGATTGGAACGAGGCCCAAAAACGACTGGGAAGCGATGAATGGAAGGAAATTGTCGAGCGAAACCAGGACGAGATGGTAGAGGAGATGGGCCTGTGGGGGGTTCCTTCCTACCGGCTCACCGGCCCCGATGGGGAACCCGATCTCGAGGTCTGGGGGCAGGACAGATTATGGCTTGTGGCGGCGGAAATTCGCCGCAGGGCCGAACTCTCTACAAACTAG
- a CDS encoding flavin-containing monooxygenase — translation MNDDVMEFDAKAMREKYRLEREKRLRDDANEQYIEISGEYAHFIDDPYSEPGFSREPLERDVNVVLIGGGFGGLQAGARLREAGVEDICIVEKGGDFGGTWYWNRYPGAQCDVESYIYMPLLEELNYIPTQKYARGAEILAHAQAIGRHYNLYEDALFQTQVTETRWDATINRWIVSTDRGDTLRARFIAMANGPLSKPKLPGIPGIEDFSGHSFHTSRWDYDYTGGDADGGLDRLAGKRIALIGTGATALQCVPHLGEAAGHLYVFQRTPSGVDVRNNAQTDMEWTESLKPGWQRQRMENFNALICGVPQAEDLVNDGWTDLIGKMIRVFRESRRQDLDGKAISEIMEAVNFEKMNEIRARVDELIGDPVTAESLKPYYRMFCKRPCFHDEYLQTFNRDNVTLVDTDGQGVERITESGLVVDGVEYEVDCIIYSTGYEVGTSYASRTGYEIYGEGGQSLSEKWEDGARTLHGMFVHGFPNCFIMSQTQGGFTVNYPHMLDELAAHIAHVIRHAQDHDIERIEATESAESQWVQTIIDKGMNGGALGGEDCTPSYYNNEGKPNDRIRQGMPYGDGPIAFFALLKAWREEGKFDGLELG, via the coding sequence GTGAACGACGATGTGATGGAATTTGATGCCAAGGCGATGCGCGAAAAGTATCGCTTGGAACGGGAAAAGAGACTGCGTGACGATGCTAACGAGCAGTACATCGAAATTTCTGGTGAGTATGCTCATTTTATTGACGATCCGTATTCAGAGCCCGGATTTAGCCGGGAGCCGTTAGAGAGAGATGTCAATGTGGTTCTGATCGGCGGTGGCTTCGGCGGTTTACAGGCAGGCGCCCGCTTGCGTGAGGCTGGAGTCGAGGATATCTGCATAGTTGAGAAAGGCGGCGATTTCGGCGGCACCTGGTACTGGAATCGCTACCCTGGGGCTCAGTGTGACGTGGAATCTTATATCTATATGCCCCTACTGGAGGAGCTCAACTATATTCCGACACAGAAGTACGCTCGGGGGGCAGAGATCCTTGCTCATGCCCAGGCCATTGGCAGGCACTACAACCTCTACGAAGACGCGCTTTTCCAGACCCAGGTAACCGAGACCCGCTGGGATGCGACGATTAACCGTTGGATAGTCAGCACCGATCGTGGCGATACCCTACGTGCTCGTTTTATTGCCATGGCTAATGGGCCATTGAGCAAACCGAAGCTTCCTGGCATTCCGGGTATTGAAGATTTTTCCGGGCACAGTTTTCACACCAGCCGCTGGGACTATGATTACACAGGCGGTGATGCCGATGGCGGCCTCGACAGGCTGGCGGGCAAGCGCATTGCACTGATAGGCACTGGTGCCACCGCATTGCAATGCGTTCCGCACCTCGGTGAGGCAGCCGGGCACTTGTACGTGTTCCAACGCACTCCATCCGGTGTTGATGTCCGCAACAATGCGCAGACTGACATGGAATGGACTGAGTCACTGAAGCCTGGCTGGCAGCGCCAGCGTATGGAAAACTTCAATGCGTTGATATGTGGTGTCCCTCAGGCGGAGGATCTGGTCAACGATGGCTGGACGGATCTCATCGGCAAAATGATTCGCGTATTCAGGGAGAGTCGTCGCCAGGACCTGGATGGCAAGGCTATCAGCGAAATCATGGAGGCGGTCAATTTTGAGAAGATGAACGAGATTCGCGCCCGCGTTGATGAACTGATAGGCGATCCCGTCACGGCGGAGTCCCTCAAACCCTACTACCGCATGTTCTGCAAGCGGCCTTGCTTTCACGATGAGTACTTACAGACATTCAACCGCGACAACGTGACGTTGGTGGACACGGACGGTCAGGGCGTTGAGCGTATCACCGAATCAGGCCTGGTGGTTGATGGCGTGGAATACGAGGTGGACTGCATAATCTATAGCACGGGGTATGAGGTGGGGACCAGCTATGCCAGTCGCACCGGTTATGAAATCTATGGGGAGGGTGGCCAGAGTCTGTCCGAAAAATGGGAAGATGGTGCTCGCACACTGCACGGTATGTTTGTTCATGGCTTCCCAAATTGTTTCATCATGAGTCAGACACAGGGGGGGTTTACGGTGAACTATCCGCACATGCTGGATGAACTGGCAGCCCATATCGCCCATGTTATTCGTCATGCGCAGGATCACGATATTGAAAGGATTGAGGCTACCGAGTCCGCGGAGAGCCAATGGGTACAGACTATTATCGACAAGGGAATGAATGGCGGGGCACTGGGTGGCGAAGATTGTACACCGAGTTATTACAACAACGAGGGCAAGCCCAACGACAGGATACGTCAGGGCATGCCGTATGGCGATGGCCCAATTGCCTTTTTCGCGCTGCTCAAGGCATGGCGCGAGGAGGGGAAATTTGATGGGTTGGAGCTCGGTTGA
- a CDS encoding sulfatase-like hydrolase/transferase, producing MSGLLLAGTLLAGEAVAAGMSPVDVEPIAVEEAAPSKRPNIVLILADDLGYTDIASYGSEISTPTLSALAQSGVSFTNYHTAANCAPARAMLLTGVDAHLAGVPNIPEMLAPEQRRHAHYQGVLGNNVVTVATLLGDAGYHTYMAGKWHLGAGPGKLPSQRGFERTVALADSGADNWEQRPYIPLYDKANWYADGEEYELPEDFYSSRFLVDKTIEFIGSNLDDEQPFFAYLPFQAVHIPVQAPQEFIDPYMGVYDSGWDVLREQRLSRAVELGIVPGGAGTVRMATTADWQVLDDERRRYEAKRMAVYAGMVEAMDFHIGRLIDYLKASGEYDNTLFIFTSDNGPEAGGPADPDGFAARRLTSSLGYNTDYDTLGLKGSYNSISPSFTSAAASPLAYYKFYAGEGGMRVPLIVAGEALPRQGVLIRAFSFVTDITPTILSFAGVTPPGDRYGGRPVEPMIGRSLAPVLLNEAEQIYAPADTVGYELAGHAALFQGDYKIVYNRSPLGDDRWQLFNILKDPGESHDLARELPQRFQRMLSAYERYAQTNKVLPVPQSYDHRKQLVLNTLYAGVREPFLILVLLMLLLSPFYVASRMKKASIHRTAR from the coding sequence ATGAGCGGCCTTTTGCTGGCCGGCACTCTGTTAGCTGGTGAGGCTGTGGCGGCGGGGATGTCTCCAGTAGATGTGGAGCCCATCGCGGTCGAAGAGGCAGCGCCGTCAAAGCGTCCCAATATTGTCTTAATCCTCGCCGATGATCTCGGGTATACCGACATCGCCTCCTATGGTAGCGAAATCAGTACACCGACCCTGTCGGCACTGGCGCAATCGGGGGTGAGTTTCACCAATTACCACACGGCAGCCAATTGTGCGCCCGCGCGGGCGATGTTGCTGACCGGTGTAGACGCTCATCTCGCCGGTGTGCCGAATATTCCTGAAATGCTCGCGCCGGAGCAACGGCGCCATGCCCACTACCAGGGCGTACTGGGCAACAACGTGGTAACAGTCGCGACCCTGCTGGGGGATGCCGGCTATCACACCTACATGGCGGGTAAGTGGCACCTGGGTGCCGGGCCGGGCAAACTACCCAGCCAGCGTGGATTTGAACGCACCGTGGCACTGGCTGATTCCGGTGCTGATAACTGGGAGCAGCGTCCTTACATCCCTCTGTATGACAAGGCCAACTGGTATGCAGATGGTGAGGAGTACGAACTACCGGAAGACTTCTATTCCTCGCGTTTCCTGGTGGACAAGACCATCGAGTTCATCGGCAGCAATCTCGATGATGAGCAGCCGTTCTTCGCCTACCTGCCGTTCCAGGCGGTTCATATTCCCGTGCAGGCGCCCCAGGAGTTCATCGATCCCTACATGGGAGTGTACGACAGCGGTTGGGACGTGCTGCGGGAACAACGGCTGTCTCGTGCAGTAGAACTGGGCATTGTGCCGGGAGGAGCCGGTACGGTGCGTATGGCGACCACGGCAGACTGGCAGGTGCTGGATGATGAACGGCGGCGGTATGAGGCCAAGCGCATGGCGGTCTACGCCGGCATGGTGGAGGCGATGGACTTCCACATCGGCCGGTTGATCGACTACCTCAAGGCTAGTGGTGAGTATGACAATACGCTGTTTATCTTCACCTCCGACAACGGCCCCGAGGCCGGTGGTCCTGCAGACCCGGATGGGTTTGCCGCACGGCGATTGACGTCTTCGCTTGGCTACAACACCGATTACGACACGCTGGGCCTTAAAGGCAGCTACAACAGCATCAGTCCGAGCTTCACCAGTGCTGCGGCCAGCCCACTGGCCTACTACAAGTTCTATGCAGGAGAGGGGGGCATGCGCGTGCCCCTGATCGTGGCGGGTGAAGCGCTGCCGCGGCAAGGAGTGCTCATCCGTGCATTCTCATTCGTCACGGACATCACGCCGACCATTCTGTCATTTGCCGGTGTAACTCCGCCAGGTGATAGATACGGTGGCAGGCCGGTAGAACCGATGATTGGTCGCAGTCTTGCCCCTGTATTGCTGAATGAAGCCGAGCAAATTTACGCCCCGGCGGATACCGTGGGCTATGAACTGGCAGGTCACGCTGCACTTTTTCAGGGCGACTACAAAATTGTCTACAATCGCAGCCCGCTGGGGGACGATCGTTGGCAGCTGTTTAACATCTTGAAAGACCCCGGCGAGAGTCACGACCTGGCACGCGAATTGCCGCAGCGATTCCAGCGGATGCTCTCGGCCTATGAGCGTTATGCCCAGACCAACAAGGTACTGCCGGTCCCGCAAAGCTACGACCACCGTAAACAGCTGGTATTGAATACGTTGTACGCAGGTGTGCGTGAACCTTTCCTGATTCTGGTGTTGCTGATGCTTTTGCTGTCCCCATTCTATGTGGCTAGCCGGATGAAAAAGGCGTCAATTCACCGGACAGCCAGATAG
- a CDS encoding sulfatase-like hydrolase/transferase — translation MPGWIQKCISIVIVTVLLASAVYAYRIPIVLQLISLYFDTKMQPEENRKIAWASGKDPRPKEQRPPNVVLILADDLGWNDITFNGGGVADGKVPTPNIDSIAAGGVTFTNGYAANATCAPSRASMLSGRYSTRFGFEFTPTPSGMMAIGRLAPRDPTRHLQTISHSADRALAYEDMGMPSTEITIAELLKQKNYHTAHIGKWHVGENNGMDANSQGFEESLLMASGLYLPEDSPHVVNAKQNFDFIDQFFWKVMRYAVRFNDGPPFQPNGHLTEYFTKEAVRVIENNKDRPFFLYLAHWAPHSPLQSSREDYDALPDIELHRERVYAGLIRGLDRGVGEVLKALKDNGLEDNTIVIFTSDNGGAGYLGLPDLNQPYRGWKSSFFEGGIHVPYFLRWPDQIEPGTTVNEAVHHFDIYTTIANAAGASLPTDRKIDGVDLLPIVHGNTGSIQHRGLFWRSGASQSALIDGWKLNISDPPGNAWLYDLANDPTEQNNLAQSHPEKLRELQTALSQHNKEQPSSAWPAMISVPINLDRDGSQAVQANDEFIYWSN, via the coding sequence ATGCCCGGCTGGATACAAAAATGTATTTCGATTGTTATTGTGACAGTCCTGCTCGCTAGTGCGGTTTACGCATATCGGATACCGATTGTCCTGCAACTCATCAGTCTTTACTTTGACACGAAAATGCAGCCGGAGGAAAACCGAAAAATCGCCTGGGCTTCAGGAAAAGACCCTCGCCCTAAAGAACAACGCCCGCCTAACGTCGTCCTGATTCTCGCCGACGATCTCGGTTGGAATGACATCACCTTCAACGGAGGTGGTGTCGCAGATGGCAAGGTGCCGACGCCCAATATCGACTCCATCGCAGCGGGCGGTGTAACATTCACCAACGGTTACGCGGCAAATGCCACTTGCGCACCATCCAGAGCCTCAATGCTTTCGGGCCGCTACAGCACCCGATTTGGATTCGAATTCACACCGACTCCTTCGGGCATGATGGCCATCGGTAGGCTCGCACCCCGTGATCCTACTCGTCACCTTCAAACCATCTCCCACTCTGCTGACAGAGCCCTAGCTTATGAAGACATGGGCATGCCGTCCACCGAGATTACAATTGCGGAGCTGCTCAAGCAGAAAAATTACCACACCGCACACATCGGCAAGTGGCACGTTGGCGAAAACAATGGCATGGATGCCAACAGCCAGGGCTTTGAGGAAAGCCTACTCATGGCAAGCGGTCTATACCTGCCCGAAGATTCCCCACACGTTGTTAACGCAAAACAAAATTTTGATTTTATCGATCAGTTCTTCTGGAAAGTTATGCGTTACGCAGTTCGTTTTAATGACGGGCCGCCCTTTCAACCGAACGGCCATCTAACCGAGTATTTCACCAAGGAAGCTGTCAGGGTGATAGAAAACAACAAGGATCGCCCGTTTTTCCTCTATCTCGCTCATTGGGCGCCACACTCACCGCTTCAAAGCTCGCGGGAAGACTATGATGCTTTGCCAGATATCGAGCTCCACCGGGAGCGCGTCTACGCAGGTTTGATTCGTGGACTAGACAGGGGTGTAGGAGAGGTACTGAAAGCACTCAAAGACAATGGTCTCGAAGATAACACGATAGTCATCTTTACATCAGACAATGGTGGCGCCGGATACCTGGGATTACCAGACCTGAATCAGCCCTATCGCGGCTGGAAATCGAGCTTTTTTGAGGGTGGTATCCACGTACCCTACTTTTTGCGATGGCCAGACCAAATCGAACCAGGCACTACGGTTAACGAAGCGGTCCATCACTTTGATATTTACACGACCATCGCCAACGCCGCCGGAGCCAGCCTTCCGACAGATCGCAAGATCGATGGTGTTGACCTTCTGCCCATAGTTCATGGCAACACAGGGAGCATCCAACACCGTGGGCTCTTCTGGCGTTCGGGAGCTTCACAAAGTGCGCTTATTGACGGCTGGAAGTTGAATATCTCCGACCCGCCAGGGAACGCTTGGCTCTATGACCTGGCGAATGACCCAACCGAACAAAACAACCTTGCGCAATCTCATCCAGAAAAGTTACGCGAGTTGCAAACAGCTCTGTCTCAACACAATAAGGAGCAGCCGTCATCCGCGTGGCCGGCAATGATTAGCGTTCCCATTAATCTTGACCGTGATGGTAGTCAAGCCGTTCAAGCCAATGATGAATTCATTTATTGGTCAAACTAA
- a CDS encoding NAD(P)H-dependent flavin oxidoreductase, whose amino-acid sequence MKTRLTELLGIASPIICGGMMRVGTADLAAAVSNAGALGVMTALTLPTPEELEAEIARCRSLTDKPFAVNLTVGVVASEINYDDYVDVIVNSGVKIVETAGRSPEPFMDRFKAAGIKVIHKCVAVRHALKAERIGVDVVSIDGFECAGHPGEQDVGGLVLFPAATQALKIPVVASGGIADGRGLAAALALGCDGINMGTRFLVTQESLVHADIKRAVVDMDETQTRLIFRSFKNTARVYRNSVADKVAEIESTGGDFSEVHELVSGGNQYKAWTSGDIDAGMVTVGMSGGLINDIPTCQELVQNIVGDAERIISDRLVSIVAEGAVDASTAA is encoded by the coding sequence ATGAAGACTAGATTGACTGAATTGTTGGGTATCGCGTCCCCCATCATTTGCGGCGGCATGATGCGTGTGGGTACGGCGGATCTGGCAGCGGCGGTGTCCAATGCTGGTGCACTGGGCGTAATGACCGCACTTACCCTGCCAACACCCGAGGAGCTGGAGGCCGAAATCGCCCGTTGCCGTTCGCTGACGGACAAACCGTTTGCAGTAAACCTGACAGTGGGTGTGGTGGCCAGCGAGATTAACTATGACGATTATGTCGATGTGATTGTCAACAGTGGTGTCAAGATTGTTGAAACCGCCGGGCGCAGCCCGGAGCCGTTTATGGACCGCTTCAAGGCCGCGGGTATCAAGGTCATTCATAAGTGCGTGGCCGTACGTCATGCCCTTAAAGCAGAGCGCATAGGCGTTGATGTAGTGAGCATTGACGGCTTTGAGTGCGCGGGCCATCCGGGTGAGCAGGACGTGGGTGGACTGGTCCTGTTTCCGGCGGCAACCCAGGCCCTCAAGATTCCCGTGGTAGCTTCTGGTGGCATCGCCGACGGCCGCGGGCTTGCCGCCGCTCTGGCACTGGGTTGCGATGGCATCAATATGGGCACACGCTTTTTGGTGACGCAAGAGTCACTCGTGCATGCGGACATCAAGCGAGCGGTGGTGGATATGGACGAAACCCAGACCCGCCTGATTTTCCGCAGTTTCAAGAACACCGCTCGCGTCTACCGCAACTCAGTGGCCGACAAGGTCGCTGAGATTGAATCGACGGGTGGTGATTTCAGTGAGGTTCACGAGCTTGTTTCCGGCGGCAACCAATACAAAGCCTGGACCAGCGGTGATATAGACGCCGGTATGGTCACCGTAGGCATGTCCGGCGGCCTGATCAACGACATTCCCACCTGCCAGGAATTAGTGCAGAACATCGTTGGGGATGCCGAGAGGATCATCAGCGATCGCTTGGTCTCTATCGTCGCCGAGGGAGCGGTCGATGCGTCCACGGCGGCCTGA
- a CDS encoding hydroxymethylglutaryl-CoA reductase translates to MSAKIPRSNENDYSPEIIAERQAFLEEKSGTQLSHTKHFSYDPESMEGNCEHLFGVAQLPIGVAGPLVVNGEHAQGEFYVPMATIEGTLIASYNRGMRVIRESGGVTTTVVSEAMQRAPVFMFKNARDGRDFCQWLKDNFDEIKAQAESTTSVGKLLEIEQYPVHNMVYTRFDYSTGDAAGQNMTGGATFVACEWIRANYPKLRTYGLSGGMDSEKKTSFVNSLKGRGRKVTAEITLPKEVLASVLRTTPELLRNSHSIASLAAFLTGASNNAAHPANGLAALYMATGQDMANIGEANQCSVYSYVTTKGDLYYSITLPALIMATYGGGTGLSTQRECLELMGCYGKDKAYKLIEIAAGLVVAGELSLVSAARTDKASSTNEWVDAHEKLGRNR, encoded by the coding sequence ATGAGCGCAAAAATCCCACGCAGCAATGAAAACGACTACAGCCCTGAAATCATCGCCGAGCGCCAGGCCTTCCTCGAGGAAAAGTCAGGCACTCAGCTGAGCCATACGAAGCACTTCTCCTACGATCCGGAGAGTATGGAGGGCAACTGTGAGCACCTGTTTGGCGTGGCACAGCTGCCAATAGGCGTGGCGGGGCCATTGGTAGTCAATGGCGAGCATGCCCAGGGCGAGTTTTACGTTCCCATGGCCACGATTGAGGGCACCCTGATCGCCAGCTACAACCGCGGTATGCGCGTTATTCGAGAGAGTGGCGGTGTCACAACCACTGTGGTGAGCGAAGCCATGCAACGGGCACCTGTGTTCATGTTCAAGAATGCCCGAGACGGTCGCGACTTTTGCCAGTGGTTGAAGGACAACTTTGACGAGATCAAGGCCCAGGCCGAGTCCACAACCTCGGTAGGCAAGCTACTCGAGATCGAGCAGTACCCGGTTCACAATATGGTCTACACACGCTTCGACTACAGCACGGGCGATGCGGCGGGCCAGAACATGACCGGCGGTGCCACCTTTGTGGCCTGCGAGTGGATTCGCGCCAACTATCCCAAGCTGCGCACCTATGGACTGTCCGGCGGCATGGACAGCGAGAAGAAGACCTCCTTTGTAAACTCACTGAAGGGTCGTGGTCGCAAGGTCACCGCAGAAATCACTCTTCCGAAGGAAGTGCTGGCCAGTGTATTGCGCACAACGCCCGAGCTGCTGCGCAACTCCCATAGCATCGCCTCTCTGGCGGCGTTCCTCACCGGCGCGTCAAACAATGCGGCCCATCCAGCCAACGGCCTGGCAGCACTGTACATGGCGACAGGGCAGGATATGGCAAACATTGGTGAGGCCAACCAGTGCAGCGTCTACAGCTACGTCACCACCAAAGGTGACCTTTACTACTCGATCACCCTGCCCGCGCTCATCATGGCCACCTACGGCGGTGGGACGGGGTTGTCTACCCAGCGCGAATGCCTGGAACTGATGGGATGTTACGGCAAGGACAAAGCCTACAAGCTGATCGAAATTGCTGCAGGCCTTGTCGTGGCCGGTGAACTCTCTCTGGTATCCGCAGCACGCACCGATAAAGCCAGTAGCACCAATGAGTGGGTTGACGCCCACGAAAAACTCGGCCGTAACCGATAA
- a CDS encoding type 1 glutamine amidotransferase domain-containing protein, which translates to MKNLLKGFVVLFVVVGIFMLSLPTILHSAGLHPEYHGATVELPGKRALVIATSHGVLAAPGETEGPATGVALSELTHAYYPFSDGGMEVDVASIKGGEIPIDPQSLSFMIKSPEDERYLNDAVAQAKVKNSIPMNDVDISQYDIVYIAGGWGAAYDLAQTPVLAEKVTESYYGDKAAIIGGVCHGVLGLVNARDREGSLLIAGRRMTGVSDKQVKELGIEITPLHPETELRKAGALYEKQTAFRDFLATHVVVDQEQRFVTGQNQNSGLETSHRMMQILAERE; encoded by the coding sequence ATGAAGAATTTGCTCAAAGGTTTTGTTGTGCTCTTTGTCGTTGTTGGCATTTTCATGTTGTCACTACCAACCATTTTGCATAGCGCCGGTCTGCACCCCGAATACCATGGCGCAACCGTCGAACTTCCCGGTAAGCGTGCGCTCGTTATCGCTACCAGCCATGGCGTACTGGCCGCCCCGGGGGAAACGGAGGGGCCTGCGACGGGTGTCGCTCTCTCCGAACTGACCCATGCCTACTACCCCTTCAGCGACGGCGGCATGGAGGTAGATGTGGCGAGTATAAAGGGCGGGGAAATTCCCATCGACCCCCAGTCTTTGAGTTTCATGATCAAGTCGCCGGAAGATGAGCGCTACCTCAATGATGCCGTCGCCCAGGCCAAGGTGAAGAATTCCATCCCCATGAATGATGTCGATATCAGCCAGTACGACATCGTGTACATCGCGGGAGGATGGGGCGCCGCCTATGACTTGGCGCAGACTCCCGTACTGGCTGAGAAAGTCACTGAGTCCTATTACGGTGACAAGGCCGCGATTATTGGCGGCGTGTGCCACGGTGTGCTGGGGCTGGTGAATGCCAGGGACCGGGAGGGTAGCCTGCTCATTGCCGGGCGCCGCATGACCGGGGTGTCAGATAAGCAGGTAAAGGAACTGGGTATCGAGATTACGCCACTGCACCCTGAAACGGAACTGCGTAAGGCGGGTGCGCTGTATGAGAAACAGACCGCTTTTCGCGATTTCCTCGCCACTCATGTGGTGGTCGATCAGGAGCAGCGATTTGTGACTGGCCAGAACCAGAACTCCGGGCTGGAAACATCACACCGAATGATGCAGATACTCGCGGAACGGGAGTAA
- a CDS encoding alpha/beta fold hydrolase: MLKTLLLIAASILALAVLLAIWITRDGELITPEGAGTVTLDAGEFEAYPLPEYVTEVLTEDYKSYLVEVESGIKIHVLEVGTGYPVYLQHGNPTSGLLYRKVAAKLPTERIRVIMPTMVGLGFSSKIPVSEHKLENHVRWMNSVIEQLDLTELVYVGQDWGGPVGMGALAMSPDLLKGAVLLNTALKAPTKKADLSTAHAAVKSPVIGELIMEVFTTVFDQLHGAQGDPDSMNESVKSLYARPVLESGNAKAPVALMRMVADGPDHPSTPAMQVIEAYVDTLDIPAEIVWGNNDPILGASVALMKRSFPNAPVTETEAGHFLQEEVPEVIAEAIVRVVDKLETATPNASE, from the coding sequence ATGCTAAAAACACTATTACTAATCGCTGCCTCAATTCTGGCATTAGCTGTTCTGTTGGCCATCTGGATCACCCGGGACGGTGAACTAATCACACCAGAGGGTGCTGGCACGGTAACGCTCGATGCCGGCGAATTTGAAGCTTATCCACTACCCGAATATGTCACTGAGGTTCTTACCGAGGACTACAAAAGCTATCTCGTTGAAGTGGAATCCGGCATCAAGATTCATGTGTTGGAGGTCGGCACTGGCTATCCAGTTTACCTGCAGCACGGTAACCCGACTTCCGGTCTCCTCTATCGAAAGGTCGCGGCCAAATTACCGACTGAACGGATACGGGTCATCATGCCAACGATGGTTGGCCTGGGTTTCTCCAGCAAAATCCCGGTGAGTGAACACAAACTCGAGAACCACGTCCGTTGGATGAACAGCGTTATTGAGCAGCTCGACCTCACGGAGCTTGTGTATGTCGGTCAGGATTGGGGTGGCCCTGTCGGTATGGGAGCACTGGCCATGTCACCGGACCTGTTGAAAGGTGCCGTATTGCTGAACACGGCATTAAAAGCGCCGACCAAAAAAGCTGATCTATCGACTGCACATGCTGCCGTTAAATCGCCCGTCATTGGCGAGCTGATAATGGAGGTATTTACCACTGTTTTCGATCAACTGCATGGGGCGCAGGGTGATCCAGATTCAATGAATGAATCAGTCAAATCTCTCTATGCCAGGCCCGTCCTCGAAAGTGGTAATGCCAAGGCGCCAGTTGCGCTCATGAGGATGGTAGCGGACGGACCAGATCACCCTAGCACGCCGGCTATGCAAGTCATCGAAGCCTATGTTGATACGCTCGATATTCCTGCCGAGATCGTTTGGGGTAACAACGACCCGATACTGGGAGCATCGGTAGCTTTAATGAAGCGGAGTTTTCCGAACGCCCCGGTAACTGAAACTGAAGCGGGTCATTTCTTGCAGGAAGAAGTCCCCGAAGTTATCGCCGAGGCCATTGTCCGTGTTGTTGATAAGCTTGAGACTGCGACGCCCAATGCTTCCGAATAG